In the Streptomyces sp. NBC_01237 genome, CGGGGTCCCCGGCCCAGGTAGAACTTCACATCACCCACACCTCCGTGAGCCGGCGCCGCCTCGGATGCGCCCGTCTGACCGCGGAGATCGAGGCCACCCGCGACGGGGTGCGGATGGGCAGCGCCCAGATCAGGTACACCGCCTACCCGGAGGCGGTCTACCGCCGGCTGCGCGGGCGGTACGCCGGTGCGGCCGAGTCCTGCGCGAGAGCGCTGCCACCCGGCCGCCCGGTGTCCCCCGCCCTGGTCGGCCGCGAGTCCGACAGCGATGTGGTCCTCAGCCCGACGACCCGCGCCGATCTGTGGTTCCTGCGGGCCGACCTCACCCATTCCGTGCTGTTCGACCACCCGCACGACCACATCCCGGGCATGGTGCTCCTGGAGGCGTTCAGCCAGGCCACCACATCGCTCTGCGCACCGCGGCGGGTCCGGCCCCTGTCCTTCGACGCGGTCTTCAAGCGGTACGTGGAACTCGACCAGCCCTGCCTGATCGAGGCGGAGGCGCTCACCCGTTCCAGCATCAAACTGGTCGCCACGCAGGGCGACACGGTCACCGCCTCGGCGATGGTCACCACCGCACCCGCGTAGCCGGCTCCGCAGCAACCGCGCGGCACCCACGGCACCCGCACCGGCCGTTCCCCGTCCGCCGACGCACACCGTCCGAACACATTTCTCACACACATATGGGGACAGGCGTCGACAACTAAACCGAGTACCCGTTACGTTATTTCCGTTCCGCAGCCTCACGCGGTGGGAACGGCCACCGTGGTACTCGCGCCTTGCTCGGCACATGGTCTGGCCCTTGAGTCGCTTCGGTCGCTGAGAGGAAGCGCATTGCCCCTTCACCTGGCATTTCACGGAAGTGGGTCGGGACCGCGCACCTCTCACCCCTGTCATGGAAAACCCGCCGTGAACCGTGGGCCCGCCGAAAAGGCGCGGAGCCCACGGACCACACGATTACGGCGGACGCCTGCTCGGCCGACGGCGGGGAGAGACCGTGGCTGAGGGCATCAGACACGAGGCGGAAACTGCCCTCTCCCGGCAGAACGCCGCCAAGGAGCCCGGACGTGAGAACCGGCTCCTCCAGATCGTGCACAGTGCCCCCGCCGATCCGGCCGCCCCGGCCGACCGTCCACGGACGGCCGGTATCCGGCAGTCGTCCACCCGCAGGACCAAGAAACGCCTCACCACTCCCCCGGACTCCGTCCGCACGGGCCTGTTCGGCCAGGCCGGGGCGCACTCGCACCCCGCGGCACCCGAACAGGCCGATACGGCAGGGCTGTTACCGGACACGCTGACGGACCGGGGCAGCGCGAAGCTCTTCGCCTCCCTGCACAGCAACCGGTTCCGCCATGTACCGGGCCTGGGCTGGTACCAGTGGTCGGGCAGTCGCTGGCAGCTCGACGAGAACGAGTGCGTGCTCTGGGCGGCCGGGGAGATGGCCGAGTCCCTGGCCCTGTCCGACCCCTCCGGGGCACACACGGCCGCGGCCCTGCGCCTCCACCGCCGACGGGCCCTGTCGACATCCGGCATCAGAGCCATGCTGGTGCAGGCGAGGTCGGCGCCGGGGATGGTGTTGAGTGCGGGGGTGCTGGACGCGGATCCGTATGTGCTGTGCACTCCCGCGGGGGTGGTGGATCTGCGGTCGGGGGTGCTGCGGGTCCCGGACCCGGACCGGGACTTCCACTCACGGTCGACGTCGATCGGACCGCGGCGGATGCCGACCCCCCGCTGGGACCGGTTCCTGACCGACACGTTCGGCGACGACGACCAGGGCGCGGAAATGATCCGCTTCCTCCACCTCCTCCTGGGCTACTCCCTCACCGGCGACGTCGGAGCCCAGGTCATGCCGTTCCTCTTCGGCTCCGGAAAGAACGGCAAATCGGTCCTCCTCGACGTCCTCATCAAACTCCTCGGCGACTACGCCGACGCCGCACCACCCGGCTTCCTCATGGCCCGCCCCTTCGAAGGCCACCCCACCGACCTCGCCGAACTCCACGGCCGCCGCGTCATCGTCTGCTCCGAAGTCAAACCCGGCGACCGCTTCGACGAAGCCCGCGTCAAACTCCTCACCGGCGGCGACCGCATCAAAGCCCGACGCATGCGCCAGGACTTCTTCTCCTTCGCCCCCACCCACAAACTCTGGCTCCTGGGCAACCACCGCCCCGAAGTCGGCACCGGCGGCTACGCCTTCTGGCGACGCATGCGCCTCATCCCCTTCGAACGCGTCGTCTCCGACCACCGCAAAATCGACAACCTCGCCGACATCCTCGTCACCGAAGAAGGACCCGGCATCCTCAACTGGCTCATCACCGGAGCCCACCACTACCTCAACAGCCCCCGCGACCTCACCGGACCCGAAACCGTCCGCATCGCCACCACCGCCTACGCCGAAACCGAAGACCACACCGGCCGATTCCTCAACGAATGCTGCACCCACCAACCCCACCACCGCGTCGAACAAGCCCACCTCTACAACGCCTACAAAACCTGGTGCAGGCTGGAGGACACGAGCCCCGTCTCGTCGAGGGCCTTCGCCGGCCGGGTACGCGAGTCGGTCGGCCTCGCCGATCACCGCGTGATGCTGCTGTCGAACCAGCGCAAGTACTACCCCGGCATCGGCCTTCTGACGGACAGTGAGTTCCTGCCCGAGCCGCAGTGAACGGCGGCCCCGGGCCTCGGCGTTCGCGCCACCGGCTCCCGGCCGGCACCCCTCGCGCATTATCACGGCGTGATAATTCACCGCCGGTCCGGATTATCACGCCGTGATAATCGGCGGTTGGCCCCGCCCAGGCGTCTACTTCGGCCGGGTGATGCCCAGTTCACGCATGGCGGTGGAGGGCGGCCCGCCCTCGGAACGCTCCGTCTTGTAGCCCTTCGTCCCCGTGGCCAGGGTCCGGGGATCGACCGACTCGGACGGCGCGCCGGTCGCGTACAGGCCCTCGGGGTCGATGTCCCGGTCGTGCGGCAGCAGCCAGAACACCCGCCGCCGGAACGTCCCCGACGAACGCGACGCCTTGGCCTCCGGTCCCAGGACCGCGTATCCGACCATGCGTCCGTCACGGTGGTAGGCGGGCCTGCCGCGCCGGGTGGGCAGCCGGTCCAGGCTCTGCCGTACGTAGTCCAGCACGGACACATCCTCCAGCCAGACCAGCTCCGCCTCGTCGCTGATCTCTTCCTCGTCGATCAGAGCACTCACTCTGCCTCCTCCTCGACGAGCCGTCGCACAGGGTCATTCTGACACCCGGCACCCGCCGGGGGCAGCCCGGCGGCACCTGCCTCACCCGGACGGGGCCGAGAGGCAGGGGCGGACGTGGCACCGGTGCCGGGGCCGGACATCGTCACGGCACCGGCACCGGCCGGTCAGATCCCCCTTCCGGTCACGCCGCCCACGGCGCGATCGGGTACCAGGGGATGATCTCGCGGCGCGCGAGCATCCTGACGTCCCAGTAGAGGAAGGTGAAGACGCCCGCGACGATCAGGGTCACCGCCGTCACGGCGGCCATCCGCCCCGGCTTCGCGATCATCCAGGCTGCCAGCCGGCCACCGGCGAAGTACGCCATCAGGAAGAAGAGCACCGCGATGATCACGACGTTGCCGACCGACTGGAGCACGAAGACCGCCGCCCCGTAGAACGGGTTGCCGCTCTCGGCCGCATCGCGGAAGAGCTGCCGGAAGAGCGGATACGGGCGGCCGACGAGGAAGCCGCCGACCAGCACACCCATGAACACCGTCTGGGCGTGGGGGAAGCGACGGGCCGCCTTCGCGAACGGATCACGGACGTACCCCAGCGAGCTCAGCCCCAGGTAGAGCATCGCCAGCCCGATGACCCCGAACGTGATCATCGACTGGAGGGAACGCCCCGACAGCACCCCCGGCGCGGCCTGCGCCTCGGAGAACTGCGGCATCGACGTGCCCACCAGGCCGACCACCGCGCCGTACACGGCGGAGACCACGGCCATTCCGAGGAAGAGCCAGCCAAGCGGCTTGAGCGCCTGGACGGCCCGGCCCGTACGGCTGTTCATGGTGCCCAGCATCGGGGCGACCGTGCCGAACACCGCGATGTTGCACGCGGTGAACGTCCCGGCGAGACCCGAGGTGAAGGCGAAGGCCGTCCCGGCCGCCACCGAGGCGAGCGAGGACGTCTCCGGATCATGTCCGAGGATCGAACCGGCTATGTTGCCGCCCACGGTCTTGTCGACGAACTCGGCGGACCAGATCACGGTCAGGAGGAAGCCGGCGACCGTACTGAGGATCAGCAGAAGTCCGCGCCGCCGCACCTCGTCCTCTCCCCCGAGGGCCGCACGTTCACGAACCGGTAATTCATCGACACGTGCCACAGCGGGACTCCTTGTCAGCTGTCGGACGGGTGACAGCGTAGAGAGGGCGGAAGGCCGTTCGGTTCTTCGAGGGTGCCGAATACCCGTACGCCGTCCGGAAAGAACCCGGAGCGGCGGAGGAAGAATGCCGACGGCCGGCCGAACTCCCTTCATCAACAGAGGGGTTGCGCGCAAACGCCGTAGTCAGGAGCATGAGCGTCTCCCGCTCGTGCGACTCATGAGGATGTCTCTGTGCCACACATCACGATCACCAACGACCTGCCCGGCATCCGCGGTCTGATGGCCCACCGCCGGGACACCGCCGCGCCGCTCAACCACCTCGCCAACACGCTGCTGCGGGAACCGGCCTCCCTGAGCCCCGGAGAGCGCGAGCTGATCGCGGCGTACGTCTCCCACCTGAACAGCACGCCCTTCTGCTCGGGGACGCACGGTGCGGCGGCCGCCGCCCAGCTCGACGGTGGTCAGGCCACGGTGGATGCCGTGTTCACCGGCCCGGACAGCGCACCGGTCACGCCCCGGCTGCGGGCCCTGCTGCGGATCGCGGCCGAGGTGCAGCGGCAGGCCCGTCCGGTGTCCGACGACGCGGTGGCCGCCGCCCGCGCCGAAGGTGCCGAGGACGACGACATCCACGACACCGTGCTGATCGCCGCGGCCTTCTGCATGTACAACCGCTACGTCAGCTGCCTGGCCACCGAACTCCCGGCCGAGGACAGCTACTACGGCGAAGCTGCCGACCGCATCGTGGGACAGGGCTACGGCACGGGCTACCCGCCGGCCGGCTCCCGGGACGCCGCTCCGGCAGCCGCGGCCCTCACCACCTGACCGGAGCGCACCGCCGCCCCTCCCCCGCTCACAGCGGAAGCGTTATGCCCAGTTCGCGCATGGCGGTGGAGGGCGGCCCGCCCTCGGAACGCTCCGTCTTGTAGCCCTTGGTACGGGCGGTCAGGGTCCCCGGGTCCACGGCTTCGGCGGGTGCCCCGGTCGCGTACAGGCCCTCGGGGTCGGTGTCCCGGTCGTGCGGCAGGAGCCAGAAGACGCGGCGGCGGAAGGTGCCGGAGGACCTCGACGACTTGGCCTGCGGGCTGAGCAGGGCGTATCCGACCATGCGTCCGTCGCGGTGGTAGGCGGGCCTGCCGCGCCGGGTGGGCAGCCGGTCCAGGCTCTGCCGTACGTAGTCCAGCACGGACACATCCTCCAGCCAGACCAGCTCCGCCTCGTCGCTGATCTCTTCCTCGTCGATCAGAGCACTCACTCTGCCTCCTCCTCGACGAGCAGACCCACGCCCGGGTAGTACTTGCGCTGGTTCGACAGGATCATCTCCTTCGGCGACGAGAGCCCTGCCAGCTCTCGCACCCGAGCGGCGAACGCCCGGGAGGAGACAGCGGAAACGCCTTCATTCTGACACCAGGTTTTGTAGGCGTTGTAGAGGTGGGCTTGTTCGACGCGGTGGTGGGGTTGGTGGGTGCAGCATTCGTTGAGGAATCGGCCGGTGTGGTCTTCGGTTTCGGCGTAGGCGGTGGTGGCGATGCGGACGGTTTCGGGTCCGGTGAGGTCGCGGGGGCTGTTGAGGTAGTGGTGGGCTCCGGTGATGAGCCAGTTGAGGATGCCGGGTCCTTCTTCGGTGACGAGGATGTCGGCGAGGTTGTCGATTTTGCGGTGGTCGGAGACGACGCGTTCGAAGGGGATGAGGCGCATGCGTCGCCAGAAGGCGTAGCCGCCGGTGCCGACTTCGGGGCGGTGGTTGCCCAGGAGCCAGAGTTTGTGGGTGGGGGCGAAGGAGAAGAAGTCCTGGCGCATGCGTCGGGCTTTGATGCGGTCGCCGCCGGTGAGGAGTTTGACGCGGGCTTCGTCGAAGCGGTCGCCGGGTTTGACTTCGGAGCAGACGATGACGCGGCGGCCGTGGAGTTCGGCGAGGTCGGTGGGGTGGCCTTCGAAGGGGCGGGCCATGAGGAAGCCGGGTGGTGCGGCGTCGGCGTAGTCGCCGAGGAGTTTGATGAGGACGTCGAGGAGGACCGATTTGCCGTTCTTTCCGGAGCCGAAGAGGAACGGCATGACCTGGGCTCCGACGTCGCCGGTGAGGGAGTAGCCCAGGAGGAGGTGGAGGAAGCGGATCATTTCCGCGCCCTGGTCGTCGTCGCCGAACGTGTCGGTCAGGAACCGGTCCCAGCGGGGGGTCGGCATCCGCCGCGGTCCGATCGACGTCGACCGTGAGTGGAAGTCCCGGTCCGGGTCCGGGACCCGCAGCACCCCCGACCGCAGATCCACCACCCCCGCGGGAGTGCACAGCACATACGGATCCGCGTCCAGCACCCCCGCACTCAACACCATCCCCGGCGCCGACCTCGCCTGCACGAGGAGTGCGTTCATCCCCGACGTGCTCAGGGCGCGGCGGCGGTGCTTGCGCAGGGCGGCGTCGGAATGGATGCCCCGGGGGTCGGTGGTGGCGATGCTCTCCGCCATCTCCCCCGCGGCCCACAGCACGGTGTCGTCGTCGTCGCTCTGCCAGCGGGTGTTGTCCCAGCGGTACCAGCCCAGGCCCGTGACATGCCGGTAGTCGTGCGCGTAGAGCTTCACGAAGAGCTTCGCGTTTCCCCGGTCCGTCAGGGTGTCCGGCATCAGTCCGGCGGCCGAGACCTGTTCGGGGAGGAGGGACGTCCCGGACTGCGCGGGTACGGGTACGGTCCCCGGCCCTGCGGACGCGCCCGGGGACATGGTCGCGCGGGCCGTCGTCTGGGCGATGATCTGCGCGGCCACGGCCTGGGCGTCGAAGTCGAACAGCGAACCGTCACCGGTCGATGTCATCCGTTCCTCCCCAGGTACAGCGGCCGGCGCGAACCGGCGCTCATTCCACTACGGATGATCTGGGCGGCGCGCCGGTCCTGCCCCGGACGGGCGACAGCGGCAGCTGACTGAAGGATCTGTTCGGCCTGTTCATGAGTGAGGTGTCCGGCCGTGACCAGTCCACCGGCGGTGTACGAGGCACGGTTGAGCTTCTCCGAGAATCCGGCACCCTCGGCAACGGCCGCGCAGGCGGTCACTTCGGCCAGCACGGCGCTCAGCGCGCCGGCGGTGCGTTCCCGCCCGCCCCCGGCGGCGATGACCGCCTGACGGGCCCTGGAGGGGACGGGCCTCGGGCCGGGAAGCGGCTCCTGGGGCAGGTGTCCCGTGCGTTCGAGCTCCTGGGCGAGCCAGCCGGGGAGCAGCGCCGGACGCCTGGTCGTCCCGAGTGCCGTGTAGCGGCCCGCCGCGGTGGTGGTGCCGGGCGCGATGATGTAGCCGCCGTGCGCGCGGACGTCCACCTGCCAGGCCAGGGCGCGCCCGTTCCCGGACCCGGTGGAGCACTGCCAGGCGCGGGCGTCGGGAGCCCGGTACCAGACATGGAGGCCGCCCGAGGGGGTCCGTACCCGCAACGTCGATGTGTCGGCGGCGGGGTCGGGGGCGCCCCGCAGGGCGGCCAGGACGGCCAGCGTGTGGAAACCGTGGGTCAGGCCGGTGAGGTCGACCTGTTCGGGGATCAGGATGCCCGGCAGCAGGCGGTCCCGTTCGGGCAGGCCCTGCGGGTGGGCGTCGATGTCGATGACCACCAGCCCTGCGGGACCGCAGGAGACTCCCACCCCGAACTCCGGGTTGCTCCCCCACCATTGAGCGATCCTGTCGGGGTCACAAGTGGCGGCGTGGAAGCCGTGGCACCAGCGGCCTTCGGCGGCGCAGCCACAGCCCCGGTGGGTGTGACCGGGCCGGCGGCAGGCGTCGCAGTTCCCGGCGGGCGTCTTGCGTCCGGCGGCGAGCGGGTGCACCGGCCAGCCCTGCTCGGCACACCACCGGGCAGTGGTCACGGCGGAGGGAAGGGCCGGGGGCACCGGGGCGGGCCGCGAGGAGTCGAGGTCTGCAACACGCAGCTCAGAAGCCATGTGCACCCCCCTCATAGCGACCGAAGCGACTCAACGACGAACATAGATTAGCGAAGACATGCCCTGGGCACGGAACGCAGCTGCCCGAATCTTGCATCGTGTCGAACATGGGACTGTCCACCTGCGGACGACGGGCACTCCAGCGACCGGAACGGTTGAGTCGCTTCCTCTCGCGGATCAGTAAAACACCAGGTCAAGGCATGTGCTCGGACTTCAACAGCGACTGAAGCGACTCAACTCACCTATATATGACGCACACGCGCACACAGGAATGTCTTCATATACCTACACCTTCGGTCGCTTCAGTCGCTGTCCAGTCGTGGACACGCCTCTGACCTGGTGTTTCTTTGCCCTGATGGGCAGCGACCGAGGAAGCGTCCGGTCGCTGGACCTTCGGTCGCTGCGACCGGGGAAGCCGTCGGTGCCGGGCGCGGGGCAGCGACCGAGCGACCCGCCCGTCGGGTCGCTGCCGTGGGAGGGTTCCGAACGGGCCCGGAACAGCGACCCAAACCGTCACGCCCCCTGAGGGCAGGTCACCTCCAGGCCCCCTGCCCCCACCTCTCCCCCGCCTCTCCCCCGGCCTCCGACCCCCCGCCAGCCCCCCGCCCCCTCGGGTCCTTTGGGACTCCCCCGCCCCCTCGGGACTCCCCCGGTCCCCGCACCGGCGGACCAAGATCACGAATTATCACGCCGTGATAATCGCCCCCGTCCCGTCTCCCGGCCCGGCTGCTGACTAT is a window encoding:
- a CDS encoding ScbA/BarX family gamma-butyrolactone biosynthesis protein — its product is MTSFSGHGSTTLHPQRSTVANHLVRKTDPTEVLVTAWHGVSDTEHVVTTEWPCSHPFYTPQQETHSPLLFTESTRQALALLSHTEFGIPLDHRLGWEYISCSTTPEGLRTAGSPAQVELHITHTSVSRRRLGCARLTAEIEATRDGVRMGSAQIRYTAYPEAVYRRLRGRYAGAAESCARALPPGRPVSPALVGRESDSDVVLSPTTRADLWFLRADLTHSVLFDHPHDHIPGMVLLEAFSQATTSLCAPRRVRPLSFDAVFKRYVELDQPCLIEAEALTRSSIKLVATQGDTVTASAMVTTAPA
- a CDS encoding DNA primase family protein, with the protein product MFGQAGAHSHPAAPEQADTAGLLPDTLTDRGSAKLFASLHSNRFRHVPGLGWYQWSGSRWQLDENECVLWAAGEMAESLALSDPSGAHTAAALRLHRRRALSTSGIRAMLVQARSAPGMVLSAGVLDADPYVLCTPAGVVDLRSGVLRVPDPDRDFHSRSTSIGPRRMPTPRWDRFLTDTFGDDDQGAEMIRFLHLLLGYSLTGDVGAQVMPFLFGSGKNGKSVLLDVLIKLLGDYADAAPPGFLMARPFEGHPTDLAELHGRRVIVCSEVKPGDRFDEARVKLLTGGDRIKARRMRQDFFSFAPTHKLWLLGNHRPEVGTGGYAFWRRMRLIPFERVVSDHRKIDNLADILVTEEGPGILNWLITGAHHYLNSPRDLTGPETVRIATTAYAETEDHTGRFLNECCTHQPHHRVEQAHLYNAYKTWCRLEDTSPVSSRAFAGRVRESVGLADHRVMLLSNQRKYYPGIGLLTDSEFLPEPQ
- a CDS encoding DUF6009 family protein, whose amino-acid sequence is MSALIDEEEISDEAELVWLEDVSVLDYVRQSLDRLPTRRGRPAYHRDGRMVGYAVLGPEAKASRSSGTFRRRVFWLLPHDRDIDPEGLYATGAPSESVDPRTLATGTKGYKTERSEGGPPSTAMRELGITRPK
- a CDS encoding carboxymuconolactone decarboxylase family protein, which encodes MPHITITNDLPGIRGLMAHRRDTAAPLNHLANTLLREPASLSPGERELIAAYVSHLNSTPFCSGTHGAAAAAQLDGGQATVDAVFTGPDSAPVTPRLRALLRIAAEVQRQARPVSDDAVAAARAEGAEDDDIHDTVLIAAAFCMYNRYVSCLATELPAEDSYYGEAADRIVGQGYGTGYPPAGSRDAAPAAAALTT
- a CDS encoding DUF6009 family protein, which translates into the protein MSALIDEEEISDEAELVWLEDVSVLDYVRQSLDRLPTRRGRPAYHRDGRMVGYALLSPQAKSSRSSGTFRRRVFWLLPHDRDTDPEGLYATGAPAEAVDPGTLTARTKGYKTERSEGGPPSTAMRELGITLPL
- a CDS encoding DNA primase family protein, whose protein sequence is MTSTGDGSLFDFDAQAVAAQIIAQTTARATMSPGASAGPGTVPVPAQSGTSLLPEQVSAAGLMPDTLTDRGNAKLFVKLYAHDYRHVTGLGWYRWDNTRWQSDDDDTVLWAAGEMAESIATTDPRGIHSDAALRKHRRRALSTSGMNALLVQARSAPGMVLSAGVLDADPYVLCTPAGVVDLRSGVLRVPDPDRDFHSRSTSIGPRRMPTPRWDRFLTDTFGDDDQGAEMIRFLHLLLGYSLTGDVGAQVMPFLFGSGKNGKSVLLDVLIKLLGDYADAAPPGFLMARPFEGHPTDLAELHGRRVIVCSEVKPGDRFDEARVKLLTGGDRIKARRMRQDFFSFAPTHKLWLLGNHRPEVGTGGYAFWRRMRLIPFERVVSDHRKIDNLADILVTEEGPGILNWLITGAHHYLNSPRDLTGPETVRIATTAYAETEDHTGRFLNECCTHQPHHRVEQAHLYNAYKTWCQNEGVSAVSSRAFAARVRELAGLSSPKEMILSNQRKYYPGVGLLVEEEAE
- a CDS encoding bifunctional DNA primase/polymerase; this translates as MASELRVADLDSSRPAPVPPALPSAVTTARWCAEQGWPVHPLAAGRKTPAGNCDACRRPGHTHRGCGCAAEGRWCHGFHAATCDPDRIAQWWGSNPEFGVGVSCGPAGLVVIDIDAHPQGLPERDRLLPGILIPEQVDLTGLTHGFHTLAVLAALRGAPDPAADTSTLRVRTPSGGLHVWYRAPDARAWQCSTGSGNGRALAWQVDVRAHGGYIIAPGTTTAAGRYTALGTTRRPALLPGWLAQELERTGHLPQEPLPGPRPVPSRARQAVIAAGGGRERTAGALSAVLAEVTACAAVAEGAGFSEKLNRASYTAGGLVTAGHLTHEQAEQILQSAAAVARPGQDRRAAQIIRSGMSAGSRRPLYLGRNG